AAGAGACCTACTTTTATTCTTCCCACCATACTTTGTTAGGTGCTTCTGCTGCATTTGCGATTGGAATAATCTCACCAAAAATTGGCGTACTCACAGGCACTCGTTGCTTTTCAGCAAGGGCAGTTATTTTAACCAGAGGTTCATTCCAATTGTGCAAGGCCAAGTCAAACGTACTGTTATGTACTGGCATCATTACGTTGGCTTGCACATCGATATGGGCTTTAAGGCTCTGGTGCGGAAGCATGTGAATATCTGACCACAGTTCGTTGTATGCTCCGGTTTCAATGAGTGATAAATCAAATGGCCCATACTTATCACCAATGTCTTTAAAGCCATCAAAATAACCAGAATCTCCGCTATAAAACACATTTGTGGTGGTACTACGAATTACCCAACTAGCCCAAAGTGTTTCATCCCTATCAAACAATCCGCGTCCAGAGAAGTGCTGAGACGGCGTTGCAACTATCTCGATGCCACTCAATATTGTTTTTTGCCACCAGTCCAACTCGGTTATTTTACTGTTCTTTACGCCCCAGTCACGCAAGTGATTTCCAACTTTAAGTGGCATAACAAACTGTCTCGTTTTGTGTTTAAGGATTTCTATGCTGCCCTTATCTAAATGGTCGTAGTGATCATGACTAATAATAACCGCTGCCAACTCGGGCAGGGCCTCTATATTAATGGGCGATGCATGAAATCGCTTTGGTCCCATCCACTGCACAGGTGAGGCGCGTTCACTGAAAACAGGATCGATAAGAATGTACTCGCCGTTTACCTTAAGCAGTGTGGTTGAGTGTCCAAGTTTCACAATGCTGTCTTCTTCAACCGCATCAAGCTTGTCGATATCAAGCGGAACAACCGGAATTTCAAATGTAGGCGTTGCTGCCTTTCTGTCGTCGCGCCAATAGGCTTTCAACATCTTCCACATATCACCTAATGACGTTTGGTATGTAATGTGTGTATTGCTGAATTTTTCAGGTAGTGGGGCATTCTCTGCAATAGCGTTTGAGCAACCGCAAAACGACGTCATAAATAAAACTCCAATAACAAAGCAAGTGCGACGATAAGCAAGCATTATCTCACCTTAATAAAAGTATACTGCACGGTGTAGTTTATTTATAATACTTGTTTTTGCTCAAAAGTAAACTGCTTAGTGTAATTTAGGTTGTTTTTGAATCGGCATAGCCATTTATCAACGTTTTCAAGGCAGCCGTGGAGATAAGCTAATCTCTATTGGGAATAAGGGTGGTGTATGCGTTACAGCGCTCGTTGGTTACGTATTTGCCTGTCAACACATAGCCGATGGTGTTGAACTTATTATCGAGTAACCTTGCACTAACGCCGTCACTATCTTGTTCTTCTACTGCCCATCGATTGTGGCCAGCAGTCGTATGAATGGGGAGTACCATGTTGATAGGGTGGCAGCTGGTTTTCACAACGATTGGCATTATGGGGTAAGACAAATGCGCGGGTTTTTTCTCATGTATTATCTCGTTGGCCAAATTTAAGGCTAGTAACTTAACTTGGTTTAACAGTGGCGCGACATAGGGCAGAACTGCACCAATCTGTTCGGTATTATCTTTAATGGGGCTTGCATCATCACTAGCAGCAACGCGTTGCATTGAAACTTGGGCACAGTCTCCTATGGCAAATACATCTTGAACCGATGTTGCTAGATGACTGTTAGCTAAAATACCACGCTGGCACGAAATACCAGAACGCAACGCTAATTCTATGTTGGGTTGTACGCCAATTGCCGATAGTACAAGATCGCTATTAAAGCGCCGTCCGTTAGCCAGTATCACCTTTGTGCCCAGCTCGCGATTTTCAATACGCGACACCGTCGTACCAAAATGGAAATCGGCACCTGCTTCTGTTAGAGACTGAGTTAGTGAAAGTGACGCTTCATGGGGCAGAAGCGAATAGAGCGCACTGGGGTTCGGGTCAACAATGCTAACGCCGAGTCCTGCGCGAAGCAGGTTATCTGCAAACTCACAGCCAATTAGGCCTGCACCCATAATAGTAACGTGGCGCACGTGCGCGGCTTCAGTGACAAACTGCCCGTAATCACTTAAGTTGTTTAGAGCGCGAATCTTGTGGTTTGCGTTACCTTCAATAGAGGGCGTGATAGCCGATGAACCTGTGGCTAGAACCAACTTATCGTAAGGTTGCGCTCCGCCTCCTTGAAGTAACACACACTTTGCCTGTGTATCTACACGTTCTGCCAACGTATGAGTAAAAAGCCTAACGTTATATTGGCGCGAAAACTCTATGGCTGAACTTTGGGTAAGCGCGGCAATACTTTTTTGCTGCGCATAGGCATTAGACAGCTGAGGTTTGCTGTAAATCGCGCCATCATCTGCACAAATTACAACAATAGGCGTATGTTTATCGTGTCGACGATACGACTTTACAAAGTTAACGCCCGCCATGCCCGAACCTATAACCACGATGGGAGCGCCGCTTGCGTCGTTGTTCTGAGTTCGTTTGCTGGCTAACGGTTTTATTCCTGCAGGGCTTTCACTGTGAAAGAGTGGGAGCGATCCGTTTTGAGTGTTCATTTGCTCAACTTCGCTCGTTTCAGCCACCTGTTTCATTTGAAAATCACGCTTACTAATGCCGCATTCAGGGCAGCACCAATCGTCAGGAATATCTTCCCATTTAGTACCGGGGCGCAAACCTTCTTCCGGGCAGCCTTTTTCTTCATCATAAAGCCAACCACACGCCTGACATTCCCAAATTCTATACTGCGACATAGACTCTACCTCGTCGAACCAATTAGTTTTTAAGCACCCAAAGCCGATTTTTTACATGAAAAGAGTCACTACACAGCAAGAAGGGCATTAAGCTCTTCATTGAAGGCATGCAGAGCCCATTCATTTTTGCCATATTGAATGAAGGGTAATGCACCGCTTTCTAACGATGATTGAATAGACTCGCCCAATGCCCAGTCTTCGTTAAGCGTGGTATTTGTGATGTCGTGATTTTTCTGCCAATGGCGAAGCTGATTAACATCGTTAACGTCAGTACTATTGGGAATTAACGTCGTGACAGTTATTTCGGTTTCACCTGAACTTAGCGGACGAAAGCTTATAAATTCCACATGTTCTTTTTGTATAAGCAGCGCTGTATTCGGAAGCAGCATAAATAGTGTATGGCTGTAGTCGTGCAGCGATAAATCATCTGTTGCTTGTGCCGCTTCAGACGACAGGTTTTTTGTGGGCATGACTACCCTGTAGTGCATATCAACCTTATCTATTACTGCCACATTGTTGTAGAAAAACGGCGCTATGGTTTCTTTGTGTGCAAATGCAAAGTGATAAGTCTCAAGCCCGCCCTCAGAAAAGAGTTTCCAATTACCCTTCCATACCTTGGTAAAGCGTTTGAAGTGCGTCAACTCATCTGCTTTTAGCCACTCAAGGTGTGCATTCATGCCAGCCAAGTGACTCGTTAAATGGGCTTTGATATCTTCATTTTCAGCAACGCTTGGGCATGCCCAAATGAAACCATACATTTCGATGCTGGGGACTACTATCAAGCCATTGTCTGACTTATGAGTATTAGGAAAGCAGTGCTGGTGGCCAGGAATGTTGTTTAGGGTACCATCTGTAGTATATGACCATGCGTGGTAGGGGCACACAAACTGCTTGGTGCACCCTGAATCTTCTACCAATTTCGCACCTCTATGCCGGCAAGCGTTTCTAAACACATGCACGTGATTGTTGGAGTCTCGGCTAACAATTAAGGACCCCATGGTCGTCTTAACTTCTTTATAGCTATCAAGCTCTCTCACTTCAGAGACGTGAGCCACAATGGTTGGCAACGTATTGAACACCTTATTTATTTCATCGTTAAATCGAGATTGACTGGTATATCTGTTGGTATCGGAGCGCACCTCAATATCACCTAGTGAGGTAGTTTTATTCGCTACGTTTTGTTTCGCACTCTTTAATAACAACTTTTCGATATCGGTATTCATGATGTCACTCCTAAAACGGGAAGCGTACGTTTTGGTTATTCAAACGCGGTGTACATTTCTTAAGGTAACTTACCAATCGGTAGGTTTTTTACAAAGTACCTACCAAGTGGTAAGCTGTCAACATTGTATTAACACTTTTGGCGTTGGAACGACGAAGTGAAGTTAAAAACGAAAGACAAGTTATTGAATACTGCTACTATTCTTTTTTCGAAAAATGGTTTCTATGGCACAAGCATTAACGATGTTGCCGCGGAGGTAAGTGTAAGTAAGCAGGGTTTGCTTCATCATTTTCCATCAAAAGAAAAGCTTTACGCTGCTGTGCTAGCAAAGGCGGCTAATCATCTTATTGACCTGGTAACGGAAATCAAAACTGAATCTGACGATGCGCAAACACAGCTATTTGCACTATTTGAAAAGATGATACGCGCTGATGAAGAACGACTAAGAGTGATCATTTTGCTCATGCGAGAGTTACTCGATAATCGCGAACGCGCTGAACAAGCAAATAAGTGGTTTTTGCGCCCTTTTCTTGATGAGATTGTTGCCATTGTAGATAGCGGGCAGCAAAAGGGGGGGTTTGTAGAGCACTCACCGCTTGCTTTTGTGTACCACTTGTTGGGCGCAACGCAATACTACGTCGTTTCCCGCCCCACGCTCGATAAGCTTTATACGCGCGAAGAACGGAAGCTACACGAACAGCAACACATGGCGATGTTAAGAGGGATCATCTTTGATACATAGCCATTCAGCATTAGGCGTTGATTATTAACTATTGGCTGCATCGCGAATGATACGGCGTATCCACTGAGTTAAGGGGTCGCTGGACAAGCGCTGGTGCCAGATACTAATTACATCAAATTGAGGAGGGAGGGGAGCGATCTCTATCATTTGAAGGCGAGAGTCGGGAAGGAGGGCGCTTGGAATAAATCCGCATAGGTCTGTACTGTGGATAGCTGCTATTGCCGCAGAAAAAGTAGGAAAGGTCATCATAACATTGCGAGGGTGGCCTTGTGATTCAAACCAGTGCTGTATTGCCCCACTAAAATCACCTCTTGAGGGTGACACAACCACCTGTGGAATGTTGGCAATACTTTCAATGCTCATTGACGATGAAACCTGATTATTTTTTGATGAAGCTACACAGGTATAGTGTTCATTATAAAGTGTTTCGCATGGATAGTGGCTCGGCGCAAATGCGGGGTTAGTGAGAGCAACATCTACATCACCATTTTTCAAATCTGCAG
The DNA window shown above is from Alteromonas sp. KC3 and carries:
- a CDS encoding MBL fold metallo-hydrolase, which encodes MTSFCGCSNAIAENAPLPEKFSNTHITYQTSLGDMWKMLKAYWRDDRKAATPTFEIPVVPLDIDKLDAVEEDSIVKLGHSTTLLKVNGEYILIDPVFSERASPVQWMGPKRFHASPINIEALPELAAVIISHDHYDHLDKGSIEILKHKTRQFVMPLKVGNHLRDWGVKNSKITELDWWQKTILSGIEIVATPSQHFSGRGLFDRDETLWASWVIRSTTTNVFYSGDSGYFDGFKDIGDKYGPFDLSLIETGAYNELWSDIHMLPHQSLKAHIDVQANVMMPVHNSTFDLALHNWNEPLVKITALAEKQRVPVSTPIFGEIIPIANAAEAPNKVWWEE
- a CDS encoding FAD-dependent oxidoreductase; its protein translation is MSQYRIWECQACGWLYDEEKGCPEEGLRPGTKWEDIPDDWCCPECGISKRDFQMKQVAETSEVEQMNTQNGSLPLFHSESPAGIKPLASKRTQNNDASGAPIVVIGSGMAGVNFVKSYRRHDKHTPIVVICADDGAIYSKPQLSNAYAQQKSIAALTQSSAIEFSRQYNVRLFTHTLAERVDTQAKCVLLQGGGAQPYDKLVLATGSSAITPSIEGNANHKIRALNNLSDYGQFVTEAAHVRHVTIMGAGLIGCEFADNLLRAGLGVSIVDPNPSALYSLLPHEASLSLTQSLTEAGADFHFGTTVSRIENRELGTKVILANGRRFNSDLVLSAIGVQPNIELALRSGISCQRGILANSHLATSVQDVFAIGDCAQVSMQRVAASDDASPIKDNTEQIGAVLPYVAPLLNQVKLLALNLANEIIHEKKPAHLSYPIMPIVVKTSCHPINMVLPIHTTAGHNRWAVEEQDSDGVSARLLDNKFNTIGYVLTGKYVTNERCNAYTTLIPNRD
- a CDS encoding aromatic ring-hydroxylating oxygenase subunit alpha; translation: MNTDIEKLLLKSAKQNVANKTTSLGDIEVRSDTNRYTSQSRFNDEINKVFNTLPTIVAHVSEVRELDSYKEVKTTMGSLIVSRDSNNHVHVFRNACRHRGAKLVEDSGCTKQFVCPYHAWSYTTDGTLNNIPGHQHCFPNTHKSDNGLIVVPSIEMYGFIWACPSVAENEDIKAHLTSHLAGMNAHLEWLKADELTHFKRFTKVWKGNWKLFSEGGLETYHFAFAHKETIAPFFYNNVAVIDKVDMHYRVVMPTKNLSSEAAQATDDLSLHDYSHTLFMLLPNTALLIQKEHVEFISFRPLSSGETEITVTTLIPNSTDVNDVNQLRHWQKNHDITNTTLNEDWALGESIQSSLESGALPFIQYGKNEWALHAFNEELNALLAV
- a CDS encoding LysR family transcriptional regulator, translated to MKPSKLIEIKQLKILLALIKEKNLSKVAEQLGISQQAVSEHLKKLRSAFNDRLFIRSGSGVEPTAFTVALQPKLIAAIEAVDGLLKPDTFLPASTKATFTISCTDFEQVSLLPKVLSVIRKEAPFLKIAVKKLELDTLAADLKNGDVDVALTNPAFAPSHYPCETLYNEHYTCVASSKNNQVSSSMSIESIANIPQVVVSPSRGDFSGAIQHWFESQGHPRNVMMTFPTFSAAIAAIHSTDLCGFIPSALLPDSRLQMIEIAPLPPQFDVISIWHQRLSSDPLTQWIRRIIRDAANS
- a CDS encoding TetR/AcrR family transcriptional regulator, producing the protein MKLKTKDKLLNTATILFSKNGFYGTSINDVAAEVSVSKQGLLHHFPSKEKLYAAVLAKAANHLIDLVTEIKTESDDAQTQLFALFEKMIRADEERLRVIILLMRELLDNRERAEQANKWFLRPFLDEIVAIVDSGQQKGGFVEHSPLAFVYHLLGATQYYVVSRPTLDKLYTREERKLHEQQHMAMLRGIIFDT